The sequence below is a genomic window from Pelmatolapia mariae isolate MD_Pm_ZW linkage group LG9, Pm_UMD_F_2, whole genome shotgun sequence.
AAAGGCTTGAAGTTGTTGCTGCTAACTGTGATTCTACAAGCTCCTGAATCATGGGGCGCACTTAGTTATTTGTAGCACtgcagagttgtttttttttttttaaagggcacCTTTCTGTGTGTTGTTGGCTTTTATTTGGATTCGCCCTGATGATTCAGAGTATTTTCCTAACAGATTCAGTGATGGGTAGATCCTCTTTGCATGTGATCTATGCTGCttctcaaaaaataaaaaaataaaaaaacaggtaGCTAATGAAAAATTAAGGAGTTCTTCCATTTTCATAATTGTGATTGAGTAAATGCACAAAAGATACATAAGAGAATATTTAACTATACGTGCAGTAGACTGAATGTATTGCTGCTGATACGTTGATGTTAGGGGTATTTCATGTTCcagcagctttatttatttattttttgcaacaAGTTTTTCTACTTATCTGTAACATTATTAAACTTGCTTAAAAATCTTATGTAAAAATGAAAGTTAGCTACAGCTACTTCAACCTTCTGCTTTAGCCCAGAGTTCTGAAATAACTGAGTTAGCTACTTAGTTGCTGTGCTGTGAGGAGCCCATGTGAAATTCCAGTGAAAACCAACAAAGGATATATATTTTTGCCATATGGGTGAACTGGCGGTTTTCATTGTGATCTTATTCCCCTCTGAGGCCTCATCATCCCTCTTATTCTCCCAGTTCTTGGTTGGAAAAAAAGACCCTCGGAGATTGTGAGACTAATATCTGAGAATGTGATGCAAGTGTGGGTGTGACGGAGTGTTTGGGATAGGCCTGAAGGGCTTACAAAAGCCCAAGAAAATCCCACTGCAGGTCAAACATGCAGTATCTGTGGGTGTGATAGGTGGGGTGAGAGCCTGTGTGGTTATCAGAGACAGGTGTAGGCACGGCCATACATGTAGATATTGGGCCAGCTGTATTGATTCCGTCCCTGACAGCACAGGTGGCGGTGGTGTTGGTAGTCGGGGGAGGAGCCGGAAGAAAAGAGGGGGACATTGATAACAGTGTCAACTGACCCCAGCATGCTTACCTGAAGCGTGGGAGGGCATTGAGGTAACGCCCAACAGGCTCTCAATAGGCCTTATTCACAAAAATCAGTCAAAGGTTTCACATGAGAGCACAGCATGGGCACACAGGGTGATCTGTAATGTTTAGACAAGCAGATAATGTCACTGGATTGTCagtgaatgattttttttaaagccttaaaATTTGGGCTCAATTTATTTAAGGCTTAAAAATGTGTGAAAGAACACTTTTGTTCTATTGCAACACTGGATTTATAAAGTATCAAACATCCTGGGTTTATTAAGTACAGTTTGTTGATATAATGTCTCTTATTCTTTGGATACTGCTGTATAATTTAgcaattatatatatatatatatatgtatatatatatacaacttaagttacatgtttttacaaatgcTAACACTTAAACCACCAAAATGAGAAATTCatatgttaaaaatatttttaaaattaaagtgtgaCTAATTTTATtgaatacatatatatatatttgcactAATGTCTTCTTTTCAAAGGTGATTTGGTTTAGTTTCAGGTGTGCTGCTTACAAAGGAGCACACTGAAGAAATATTTTAGACAACCATAAATCACATCAATCAGAGAGCCTTATTGGAGGGTTGATAAGATTAAGATTAGTGGAGTAAAttcgatgtgtgtgtgtgtgtgtgattaatgGAGACAGGCAGTCGCCTCTCTCTGGGGCTGTGTGCCACACAGCAGATCAGCTGATAGAGAAACCTACTGCAAGGACTGCGGGTGACATTTTTAAAGCCTGTATTAATCATTGTAGAGGAAAGACTCTTGGACTTTTATAATGTTTGAGTATCATTGGGTCTAAATCATTTTCTAGCATCTTACATGCTAAATTAAGTAACCCGTAAATGTAGGTGACTACAGAATGCTTAACATTTTATCATTTCGATGAGGCACAACACCCCCTTTTGCCTCAATTGGTACATTCCAATCATATAAATTAAACACATGAGAGGTGGTGGATGTAGGTCACTCAGTGTCCTACgcagattaaaagaaaacaaaagtttaCTCTTTGGCCACACCTGACATCTCTTATTTAAATATGGGGGAGAGGTTGCAAAGTCAAAAAACTTATGTTTGCTCATTTTTTGATTGTAAAGCTACATTCCGTAAACCGTGGAGGCTTGATGCTCACCTTTGCAAACACACAGGATTGGTAAGTGTCTCAGAAATGCTAGAAGCGTGAAACAATAAATAGCTGATGTGAGAATTGAATGCAGCGGATTGAATGGCTGCTAAGTGCTCCCTGGCCTTATGTTAAATCCTAGAAACCATTCTCCTGTGAGAGCTGTGACAAGAGCTTCTGCACCCGCTACCAACTCACCAAACATGAGCTCAGTCACAGTGGGGAAAAGCCACACAAGTAAGCAAGCAGTTTGTGCCTAATTGTCAAGTCattaggttaaaaaaacaaaaagcaaacctACTTTTGATTGCTCTGAACAGTTACCTTCTCTGCTCTCCAGGTGTCCGGCTGATGGTTGCTCCGAGGCCTTTGTCAGGAACGCCAGCCTGAAGAACCATATAGCCCGAGTTCATCAGCAACAGGAAAAGCGATTTCAAGTATGGCTatgcttattttcttttaagttGTCCTgtgatttctttatatttgtttaattctgctgctttttcagtgtGATCATCAGGGCTGTGAAAAGGAATTCAACAAGAGGAACCAGCTGAAAGCTCATCAGTGTGAGCACCAAGAGAGTCTGCCTTTTCAGTGAGTGGCTGATGCAACgacttgtgtttttgttttgttttttccatgtaTTTGACCATTTCAAATTTAACCTCGTATTTCTTTTCAAGTTGTTCCTTGACTGGATGCACGAGAGAATTTCTCACTCTTAAAAAACTGAAGCGTCATGAGAAAATGCATGAAGGTAAGTTAGTACCAGAGCAGTGAATTTCTCCCAAAGTGTGTGCTCAAGTAAAACCTTTTGTCTTTCTGCGGCAGGCTACCCTTGTGAGACTGAAGGGTGTCCTTTTCAGGGAAAAACTTGGTCAGATTAtctgaagcacagaaaagaacacaaaggtATAAATGAAACTCTGGGGAAGCACTGATGCCATGTGACTCTCATGCCAGCTGTAAAACACTAACTACTTCTCTGGTCTCAGACAAGGTGCTGTGTGGACAGTGCAACAAGCTGTTCAGCAACTTCTGGTTCTTGCGCCTGCATGAGCTTCGCGTTCACTCCGGGGAAAAGAGACTGTTTCCGTGCCCCAAAGAAGGTTGTGAGAAAAAGTTCACTCGCCGCTTCAACTTGGAGAGCCACGTGCTGGGAGACCATGAGGGGAAGAAGCCCTTCAGCTGTGCTGTTCCTGGCTGTAACAAGAGCTTTGCCATGAAGGTGAACCTGCACTTCAGTGTATAGAATTAAATGTATATGTATAACTTTCAAGCCAGTGTTGTCCAACAATGGTGATGACGTGGGTTAATTCCTTAAGAGGTTGACAAACTGATTTTCTCAGAATGAGACTACATTGTTTTCAGTGATGAACAACTTCCTGTAACCTTCATTATATATGGCagggcttttctttttcttccccaATCCAGAAACTAAATTATTTTCTCCTTGCTTTGCTGTTAATTAGGAAAGCCTGTGGCGACATGGAGTGGTGCATGACCCAGCAAAGAAAAAGCTGAAGGTACTATTGACCTTAAAATGGATTTGGGGTGATGGCTTTTCCCCAACATTGTCCTTGAATATGTTACAGCATTGGTTCTTTACTCCTCTTCCAGAAACTGCATCCTAAAAAGAATCGGCCCATGGCACAGCGGGCCGgactggcagctgcagccaATCAAGCGGAGGCCAACGAGCTTGCTGCAAAGCTACACAGCACAACTTTGGAGAATAACAGACCTTGAGGCTGCGttaagatctggatgtgttctTTAATGATGAAACatcacatttctgtttttgtttgtgaataaaaGCCTCATCAATGCACTATTACTGCAGCAATGCTTCTATAGCTGTTGGTGTAATATGCCAAAATGGCTTTCAGCATTTATGTCCCACTTACAAAGTGGAAAATGACACTGTAGAGTCTTGAATCCTTTGCAGGAAGTGTTTATTAAACAAACAgcacacattcaaacacatgTATAAAACTCCAGCTGCTATTGCAGCTGGTTTATCATGGTGATGAGGCCTAAGGGCAGTTGAGCCCCAAGGGTGCGGCAGGTTTCTAATAAGGCCTGAGGCTCATTCAGCTGGATACAGCACTGGTCTTGCAGAACATCTCGATTAAACTGATTAACTGTCATTATCCTAGATCACAGCAGATCGCCAACTACTCCTCAAAAATATTTAATCTCTACCTGCATCGATGCATCCACCTGAATATAGCCCTGGATTCTACAACTGCCTGGTGAGGTGAATACAGCACAGATCGCCTGTTAACAGTTGCAGTACTATTCTCCCCGTGGGAGTGAAGACAACATGACCATATGatcacagcagtgtgtgtgagagtgcagTCTGTCGCGTGACGTGGCACGATCTGGATCAGTTCCCACCTGGTCAGGACAGGCTTGGGTCCTGCTGGGTCTTCAGTAGTTCTGAATGCGTTTGGTCCTGGATTAAGCCCGATATGGAGCGATGTACAGTAGCACGTACCAGTTCACTTTGGCCAAGGTCGTTCCCAATATAGAACATTCTGGGTGGACTCTATGGAGTGCGCAGCCTGCTCATGATCTGGCCCAGCTATACCAGGCTGCCGGGCCAGGAGACTACAGTAAGCGCCACCCGGCTGCGCTGCTCTTTCAGCATGGGCACCAGGGCCGAGTGGCTCATTCCTGCTGTCGACAGGCCGTTGACTGCCACTATCATGTCACCACACCTGAGATGACAAAGAGAGACATGTTATCATAGGCTTAGAAACAGGACCTGATAGCTTTGGGCTCAAACAGCACTACATACATGAAGACGAGCCTTTTGAGATGACTGTGATCATCAGCATATTAATTTGCAATTAAAATAATTGCAGGGTACAGTTTGAACTCCAACATCTTTAATGGCACTTATGAATTTCCCACAATAAGCTGTGCAGCTGTATTTTAGTAACATGTAACCTTGGGTACCAGAGTGGCTAGGGGAGGTGTTTTTAATAGGTTTTAGAAAACAAAGCTCTGTGGCATACAGATGATTCTTATTAGGGTTATTtcattgtttgctttttttttcccaaaaagaCTTTttgacaaaaggaaaaaaaaatatcgctacctttattcttcaatcTCTGAGGAAAGATTAGCCTTTATTCTGAATATTTTTTTGTAGTACTGACACAAAAAGGGTACAGAGAAAGGAAGATCCCTGACCCCAGTTTAAAATACTCAGAGAGAAGACATATCTACTGTAACTTTTTAAAACCTACAATAGATGTTATTCGTTTTGATATATG
It includes:
- the gtf3ab gene encoding general transcription factor IIIA, b, whose translation is MGERLQSQKTYVCSFFDCKATFRKPWRLDAHLCKHTGLKPFSCESCDKSFCTRYQLTKHELSHSGEKPHKCPADGCSEAFVRNASLKNHIARVHQQQEKRFQCDHQGCEKEFNKRNQLKAHQCEHQESLPFHCSLTGCTREFLTLKKLKRHEKMHEGYPCETEGCPFQGKTWSDYLKHRKEHKDKVLCGQCNKLFSNFWFLRLHELRVHSGEKRLFPCPKEGCEKKFTRRFNLESHVLGDHEGKKPFSCAVPGCNKSFAMKESLWRHGVVHDPAKKKLKKLHPKKNRPMAQRAGLAAAANQAEANELAAKLHSTTLENNRP